A genomic window from Trueperella bialowiezensis includes:
- the pyrH gene encoding UMP kinase: MSEQRRRVLLKLSGEVFGGGQVGLDTAVLTRIASEIKAAADDGVQVGVVVGGGNFFRGVELQEAGMDRARADYMGMLGTVINAVALQDFLEHAGVPSRVQSAITMAQVAESYIPLRAIRHFEKGRVVIFGAGAGMPYFSTDTVAAQRALELKCDELLVGKNGVDGVYTADPRTDPSAVKLDHVTYEEALREGLRVVDAAAFSLCQDNGMTMRVFGMVEPGNVTRALRGEDIGTLVTKN, encoded by the coding sequence ATGTCCGAGCAAAGGCGCCGAGTCCTTCTCAAACTATCCGGAGAGGTTTTCGGGGGAGGCCAAGTAGGTCTGGACACCGCAGTATTAACTCGTATCGCGTCGGAGATTAAGGCGGCTGCTGACGACGGCGTGCAGGTGGGCGTCGTCGTTGGGGGTGGAAACTTTTTCCGTGGCGTTGAATTGCAAGAGGCCGGGATGGATCGGGCGCGTGCCGACTACATGGGCATGCTGGGCACGGTGATTAATGCGGTTGCGTTGCAGGATTTCTTAGAGCATGCGGGCGTGCCTTCGCGGGTGCAGTCCGCGATTACGATGGCCCAGGTGGCCGAGTCGTATATTCCGTTGCGAGCCATCCGGCACTTTGAAAAGGGCCGGGTGGTTATTTTTGGTGCGGGCGCGGGTATGCCGTACTTTTCTACTGACACGGTGGCGGCGCAGCGAGCGCTCGAGCTTAAGTGTGACGAGCTGCTTGTGGGGAAGAATGGCGTCGACGGCGTTTACACGGCCGATCCGCGCACGGATCCCAGCGCGGTCAAGCTTGATCACGTGACGTATGAGGAAGCGTTGCGTGAGGGTCTGCGAGTCGTGGACGCGGCGGCGTTCTCGCTGTGCCAAGATAATGGCATGACGATGCGCGTGTTCGGGATGGTTGAACCCGGAAACGTGACCCGCGCGTTGCGCGGAGAAGATATTGGAACATTGGTGACTAAGAACTGA
- a CDS encoding RNA-binding S4 domain-containing protein, whose translation MDARIDQWLWAVRQTKTRSAATAACRAGHVRINGEPVKAATKVKVGDTVRYRVQGWDRILKVKKLIVKRVGAPIARECYEDLTPERPYVHIPVMRREPGTGRPTKKERRELDRLFGRDSNWGRMR comes from the coding sequence ATGGATGCACGTATCGATCAGTGGCTGTGGGCTGTACGGCAAACGAAGACCCGTTCGGCGGCTACTGCGGCGTGCCGTGCGGGGCATGTGCGTATCAATGGAGAGCCGGTCAAGGCTGCCACGAAAGTGAAGGTGGGCGACACAGTGCGTTACCGTGTGCAGGGCTGGGATCGTATCCTCAAAGTGAAGAAACTGATCGTCAAGAGGGTCGGTGCGCCAATTGCGCGGGAATGCTATGAAGATCTCACTCCCGAGCGCCCATACGTTCACATTCCGGTGATGAGACGCGAACCGGGAACTGGCAGACCAACTAAAAAGGAGCGGCGAGAACTCGACCGGCTGTTTGGGCGTGATTCTAATTGGGGGCGAATGCGCTAA